One Deltaproteobacteria bacterium DNA segment encodes these proteins:
- a CDS encoding hydroxymethylglutaryl-CoA lyase: NPAAIQSLCASTVKLAGTRPVWLHLHDTEGKGLANALAALQVGINHFDTAFGGMGGCPFIKGATGNIATEDFAVMLHQMGIETGLNVQRLARISRSLEDFFGKPSEGKMHRLLAREDIKMVLG, from the coding sequence CAATCCGGCGGCCATACAGTCCCTTTGTGCATCCACAGTCAAACTGGCCGGGACAAGGCCTGTGTGGCTCCATCTTCACGACACGGAAGGCAAGGGGCTGGCCAACGCACTGGCCGCGTTGCAGGTCGGAATCAATCATTTTGATACGGCCTTCGGCGGAATGGGTGGATGCCCCTTCATCAAGGGTGCTACGGGAAATATTGCTACAGAGGATTTCGCGGTGATGCTTCATCAGATGGGCATCGAGACGGGCCTGAACGTTCAGCGACTGGCCCGGATTAGCCGATCCCTGGAAGACTTTTTTGGAAAGCCTTCCGAAGGAAAGATGCACCGCCTCTTGGCCCGGGAAGACATCAAAATGGTATTGGGCTAG